From a region of the Nothobranchius furzeri strain GRZ-AD chromosome 12, NfurGRZ-RIMD1, whole genome shotgun sequence genome:
- the LOC139062135 gene encoding uncharacterized protein isoform X1: MMATTQTKYQLNKKQGFKTLISWEPKHLLSETVESQLEKKEETKKLFKKNNYSTDVVKELVTCTYYTQRKEINKGASIQKLYQEWPFLFNEVGMIAHFQELTGVSLMETFLANVDKKGARLLKFLKYVDAQKHKQVLNAVLKLQTERGQSSGCLQEVIEIMLLLLAHFDEKEELLFHCVEMTSLAEDVQMKKVPPTPFIIVCGSSCFAAETFMLSIDKKIVNDRITTFTSAICLMFGSYYCFNIHYPVEL, encoded by the exons ATGATGGCAACGACACAGACGAAATACCAGCTGAACAAAAAGCAAGGGTTCAAGACACTTATTAGCTGGGAGCCAAAGCATTTGCTCTCTGAGACTGTGGAGAGTCAActtgaaaaaaaagaagaaacgaAGAAGCTGTTTAAAAAGAATAACTATAGTACAGATGTTGTGAAAGAACTAGTCACGTGCACCTATTACACGCAGCGTAAAGAAATCAATAAAGGGGCGAGCATCCAGAAACTATACCAGGAATGGCCCTTTCTCTTCAATGAAGTTGGTATGATCGCACATTTCCAAGAACTGACTGGTGTGAGTCTGATGGAGACCTTCCTTGCCAATGTAGACAAAAAGGGTGCACGTCTGTTAAAGTTCCTCAAATATGTTGATGCACAAAAGCACAAGCAAGTCCTGAATGCTGTTCTCAAACTACAGACTGAAAGAGGTCAGTCCAGTGGTTGCTTGCAAGAAGTCATTGAGATAATGCTTCTTTTACTGGCTCATTTTGACGAGAAGGAAGAGCTTCTGTTCCACTGCGTTGAGATGACAAGCCTTGCAGAAGATGTTCAGATGAAGAAAGTACCACCAACACCCTTTATCATTGTTTGCG GTTCCTCCTGCTTCGCTGCTGAGACATTCATGTTGAGCATTGACAAGAAGATTGTCAACGACCGCATCACAACCTTCACCTCTGCTATCTGCCTAATGTTTGGCAGTTACTACTGCTTTAACATACACTACCCTGTGGAACTATGA
- the LOC139062135 gene encoding uncharacterized protein isoform X2, with product MATFDLHTFVAAPSRRLLESCRKADLQQVAAHFNLPVPKQLTKAALRKLLVDYLETQGLLPPPSTPDESPPPSDEEEGRLIQKRETLASAPPSSADRSPPASISSRASPASSPLTGARLKLRLARLKIEAEEKTLERTLRHEIELKRMDTEVRLRELELQLATVNATSSMSYPLAADHPVASSPSQPGLSRDAMSLTAATSLPPAFDISKCVALLPPFRETDVDGYFSVFERIAVTLQWPREVWSLLLQ from the coding sequence ATGGCAACCTTCGACCTGCACACATTTGTGGCGGCTCCTTCGCGCCGGCTTCTGGAGAGTTGTCGCAAAGCcgatctgcagcaggttgccgcccaTTTCAATCTccccgttccgaagcagctcaccaAGGCAGCTCTTCGAAAATTGTTGGTGGACTATCTGGAAACACAGGGGCTCCTCCCTCCGCCATCTACTCCTGATGAGTCTCCACCGCCCTCAGATGAGGAAGAGGGCCGGCTCATCCAGAAGAGAGAGACCCTCGCATCAGCTCCGCCCTCCTCAGCTGACCGATCGCCTCCAGCTTCCATCTCGTCCCGAGCTAGTCCTGCCAGCTCACCGCTCACCGGAGCTCGGCTAAAACTACGCTTGGCTCGTTTAAAAATCGAAGCTGAGGAAAAGACGCTGGAACGGACCCTTCGACATGAAATTGAATTAAAACGTATGGACACCGAGGTTCGCCTCCGGGAGCTCGAGCTACAATTGGCCACTGTGAATGCTACTTCCTCCATGAGCTACCCCCTCGCCGCTGATCACCCAGTGGCCTCGTCTCCGTCTCAGCCTGGACTGTCCCGAGATGCCATGTCTCTTACGGCTGCCACATCGTTGCCGCCCGCCTTCGACATCTCCAAGTGTGTTGCCCTGCTGCCGCCCTTCCGGGAGACTGACGTGGATGGGTATTTCTCTGTTTTCGAGAGGATTGCGGTGACCCTCCAGTGGCCTCGTGAGGTATGGTCGCTACTTTTGCAATGA